A genomic region of Palaemon carinicauda isolate YSFRI2023 chromosome 22, ASM3689809v2, whole genome shotgun sequence contains the following coding sequences:
- the LOC137615900 gene encoding uncharacterized protein, with translation MAISPKNRFRFIDYEKAIDFVITSAVMKTLKRQEIVELYVRTLENIHTRNTTILKLFKNSKKITIAIAYLEVFKKLDRENVGISINIDEYKYFGYTTMATCFGEGVYYDYLAKIGIAQKECLQFPVSNLHRLDFSLYSQLGYPLHFGGDSLYVPFPSYHTAQQGHYGVPHGYQSLHYRKKRQAEAAGETAAAAVPQQAASPFFDRYYLLDSVNKIMAALSNYTCTLNKLNVIDEYMNININHLTEQYTSLPISDGFKQDLIDGIYYCRDLTYCLPLHNTRSPLPLNLQRLLMAMECEKETRTNACFKEDLRKNVGEFDLSLFPEDDDQESVLNKLSAIITGVDSLNELEIL, from the exons atggctatctcacccaaaaatagattccgtttcatagactatgagaaagctattgATTTTGTcataacttcagcagtaatgaaaacccttaaaAGACAAGAAATAGTTGAactttatgttagaacacttgaaaatatacaTACGAGAAATACAACAATCTTAAAATTATTCAAAAACAGTAAGAAAATTACAATTGCAATAGcatacctagaagtttttaaaaaattagatcgggaaaatgtaggaattagcattaacattgatgaatataaatactttggatacaca ACCATGGCTACTTGTTTCGGCGAGGGTGTGTACTACGACTACCTGGCTAAAATCGGCATCGCCCAGAAGGAGTGTCTGCAGTTTCCAGTCTCCAATCTCCACAGACTGGACTTCTCCCTCTATTCTCAGCTG GGTTACCCTCTTCACTTCGGAGGGGACTCTTTGTACGTGCCCTTCCCTTCCTATCACACAGCACAACAAGGGCATTACGGCGTTCCCCACGGTTATCAGTCACTCCATTACAGAAAG AAACGCCAGGCTGAAGCAGCAGGAGAAACAGCAGCAGCTGCTGTGCCACAGCAAGCAGCATCTCCTTTCTTCGATAGATACTATCTATTGGATTCCGTCAACAAGATCATGGCTGCCCTCAGCAACTACACCTGCACTCTCAATAAACTCAACGTA ATCGACGAATATATGAACATAAACATTAACCACCTCACTGAACAATACACGTCTCTACCAATCAGCGACGGCTTCAAGCAAGATCTCATTGATGGTATCTACTACTGTAGGGATTTGACG TACTGCCTTCCACTCCATAACACACGCTCCCCCCTCCCCCTTAACCTGCAACGCCTCCTGATGGCCATGGAGTGCGAGAAGGAGACAAGGACCAACGCCTGCTTCAAGGAGGACCTCAGGAAGAACGTGGGAGAGTTCGACCTTTCCTTGTTCCCTGAGGACGACGACCAAGAGAGTGTCCTCAACAAACTCTCGGCGATCATCACAGGAGTCGATTCTCTCAACGAGCTAGAAATTCTCTAG